In a single window of the Deltaproteobacteria bacterium HGW-Deltaproteobacteria-6 genome:
- the pyrE gene encoding orotate phosphoribosyltransferase — protein MTIQQKKERLGEIILERSFKYSENPPFTLASGRQSNFYFNCKPTTLDPEGMNLIGEIIFDMIKDAPITAAGGLTLGADPIAAALAVISWQLGKPVKSFIVRKDVKDHGTKSAIEGNVKSGERVVIIDDVITTGGSTITAIEHARKAGLIIDRVITLIDREEGGRENILRYVDHVQSVLTRTEIMALRAKRMAVQHG, from the coding sequence ATGACCATCCAGCAAAAAAAGGAACGTCTCGGTGAAATCATTCTGGAACGCTCCTTTAAATACAGTGAAAATCCGCCTTTTACACTGGCCTCGGGCCGGCAGAGCAACTTTTATTTTAACTGCAAACCGACCACGCTCGATCCCGAAGGGATGAACCTGATCGGCGAAATTATTTTTGATATGATTAAAGACGCGCCGATTACCGCGGCGGGTGGTCTCACGCTGGGCGCCGACCCGATTGCCGCTGCGCTGGCCGTCATTTCCTGGCAGCTGGGCAAGCCGGTCAAATCATTTATCGTGCGCAAAGATGTGAAGGATCATGGCACGAAAAGCGCCATCGAGGGCAATGTGAAGTCCGGTGAAAGAGTGGTGATTATTGACGACGTCATCACCACCGGCGGCTCTACGATTACCGCCATTGAACACGCCCGCAAGGCCGGGTTGATTATTGACCGGGTGATTACGCTGATCGATCGCGAAGAAGGCGGCCGTGAAAATATTCTCCGGTATGTTGATCATGTGCAGTCTGTTCTGACCCGGACGGAAATCATGGCGCTCCGCGCGAAACGAATGGCAGTCCAGCATGGGTAA
- a CDS encoding 5-methyltetrahydrofolate--homocysteine methyltransferase: MTKSFKMKSLLDKQVVILDGATGTELQKKGLPSGVCPEIWCLENPTVIQDVHASYQKAGAQVVYTCTFGANRFKLKQFGVKKDVYSVNRELALLAKQACGKKALVAGDIGPTGLFIEPTGPLAFEEAVEAFKEQARGLIDGGCDLIVIETMIDIQETRAALLAVKELSDIFTITSLTFEKDGHTLGGTPPVAALITLQSLGADAVGCNCSAGPEQMVEFIAAMKPYATVPLLAKPNAGMPRLEGLKTVFDMDAGSFAAYARKLTAAGANLLGGCCGTTPDHIAALAKVMGNGKPVKPRRASISALSSARSALVLDEKQPLFIVGERINPTGKKALQQELAEGKLSIIRQMAQEQEAQGASLLDVNVGQPGIDEVQTIKKVIGLLSTATSLPLVIDSSKVETIEAALRIYPGRMLINSISGEKEKLARLLPLAAKYGAMFILLPLTDGDIPKTAKKRQAVIQSIFQKAQKAGMTKDDFVVDGLVMAVASDSEAAKETLATLAWCKKTFKSKTILGLSNVSFGMPGRPWLNAAFLAMAQYCGLTMAIANPASVEFMNVKKAGDTLIAKEKAPLLFINHFAQQPAAAVPAAGSSVISPEEKVTAAILDGDRDHITTLIEALLKDGQPANRVVDEILIPAIVRVGDLYEKKTYFLPQLMAAAEAMKKALAYLDPLLKKAAAAEKGKVLLATVRGDIHDIGKNIVALLLRNYGYCVIDLGKDVEDRIIIETAKKEKPDVIGLSALMTTTMVNMKDIIGLARAEGIQTAFLVGGAVVTEAYAASIGASFAKDGVAAVRVVDQLINK, translated from the coding sequence ATGACTAAAAGCTTTAAAATGAAGAGTCTTCTCGATAAGCAGGTTGTTATTCTGGACGGGGCAACCGGAACCGAGTTGCAGAAAAAAGGTCTGCCGTCGGGTGTCTGCCCGGAAATCTGGTGCCTGGAAAATCCAACGGTCATTCAGGACGTTCATGCGTCCTATCAGAAGGCCGGCGCTCAGGTTGTTTATACCTGCACTTTCGGTGCGAACCGGTTCAAGCTCAAACAATTCGGCGTTAAAAAAGATGTCTATTCGGTGAACAGGGAGCTTGCGCTCCTGGCCAAACAAGCTTGCGGGAAAAAGGCGCTGGTGGCAGGGGATATCGGTCCCACCGGTTTATTTATCGAGCCCACCGGCCCGCTGGCTTTTGAAGAAGCGGTCGAGGCTTTCAAAGAGCAGGCGCGGGGCCTGATCGACGGCGGCTGCGATTTGATCGTGATTGAAACCATGATCGACATTCAGGAAACGCGTGCAGCCCTGCTGGCGGTGAAGGAGCTGTCGGATATCTTCACCATCACATCCCTGACCTTTGAAAAAGACGGACACACGCTGGGCGGCACGCCGCCTGTGGCCGCGCTGATTACCCTGCAGAGTCTCGGCGCGGATGCCGTGGGCTGCAATTGTTCCGCCGGTCCCGAACAAATGGTGGAGTTCATCGCCGCGATGAAGCCTTATGCGACCGTACCGCTTCTGGCCAAGCCCAATGCCGGGATGCCCAGACTTGAAGGTTTGAAAACTGTTTTTGACATGGATGCAGGCTCATTTGCCGCTTATGCCCGGAAGCTGACGGCGGCAGGCGCCAATCTGCTGGGCGGTTGCTGCGGGACGACGCCGGATCATATTGCTGCGCTGGCTAAAGTGATGGGGAACGGAAAACCGGTTAAACCCCGCCGCGCATCGATTAGCGCGCTCAGTTCCGCGCGGAGCGCCCTCGTTCTGGATGAGAAGCAGCCGCTGTTTATCGTCGGTGAAAGGATCAATCCCACCGGGAAAAAAGCCCTGCAACAGGAGCTCGCGGAGGGAAAACTGTCTATTATTCGCCAGATGGCGCAGGAACAGGAAGCGCAGGGCGCATCTCTTCTGGATGTCAATGTCGGTCAGCCCGGCATTGATGAGGTGCAAACCATCAAAAAAGTGATCGGACTTTTATCCACGGCGACGTCTCTGCCGCTGGTAATCGATTCATCCAAAGTAGAAACGATTGAAGCGGCGCTCCGGATCTATCCGGGCCGGATGCTGATCAATTCCATTTCCGGAGAAAAAGAAAAGCTGGCGAGGCTTTTGCCGCTGGCCGCTAAATACGGCGCGATGTTTATTTTGCTGCCGCTCACTGACGGCGATATTCCGAAGACGGCGAAAAAACGTCAGGCGGTCATCCAGTCGATTTTCCAGAAGGCGCAAAAGGCCGGGATGACCAAAGATGATTTTGTCGTGGACGGTCTGGTCATGGCGGTTGCCTCCGACAGCGAGGCCGCCAAAGAAACACTGGCGACACTGGCCTGGTGCAAAAAAACTTTCAAAAGCAAAACCATCCTGGGGCTCTCCAATGTCTCGTTCGGTATGCCGGGGCGTCCCTGGCTGAACGCCGCTTTTCTGGCCATGGCACAGTATTGCGGCCTGACGATGGCGATTGCCAATCCGGCCAGCGTGGAATTCATGAATGTGAAAAAAGCGGGAGATACCCTGATCGCCAAAGAAAAAGCGCCGCTCCTTTTCATTAATCATTTTGCCCAGCAACCGGCTGCCGCTGTGCCGGCTGCCGGTTCATCCGTCATATCGCCGGAGGAAAAAGTTACCGCGGCGATCCTGGACGGCGACCGGGATCATATTACAACGCTCATCGAAGCGCTTCTGAAAGACGGTCAACCGGCCAACCGGGTGGTTGATGAAATTCTCATTCCGGCCATTGTCCGCGTGGGAGATCTGTATGAAAAGAAGACTTATTTCCTGCCGCAATTGATGGCGGCGGCGGAAGCGATGAAAAAAGCACTGGCCTACCTGGACCCGCTCCTGAAAAAAGCGGCTGCCGCCGAAAAGGGCAAGGTTTTACTGGCCACCGTGCGGGGCGACATTCATGATATCGGTAAGAATATTGTCGCGCTGCTTTTGAGAAATTACGGCTATTGCGTGATCGATCTGGGCAAAGATGTCGAGGACAGGATCATTATCGAGACGGCCAAAAAAGAGAAGCCGGATGTGATAGGACTTTCCGCCCTGATGACCACGACGATGGTCAACATGAAAGACATCATCGGGCTTGCCCGCGCTGAAGGGATTCAAACGGCTTTTCTGGTCGGCGGCGCGGTGGTTACGGAAGCCTACGCTGCGTCCATTGGCGCGTCCTTTGCGAAAGACGGTGTGGCGGCCGTTAGAGTCGTTGATCAATTAATAAACAAGTAA
- a CDS encoding D-alanine--D-alanine ligase A, which produces MQPEKNRQPSKLKIGVLYGGRSGEHHVSLCSAASVVGALDKSKYDIVAIGIDRDGRWYVQEQPEIVVDKAFGKILSLKKRGLWLVNHFEQQNKLHLYNMENRKQDVVVDLIFPVLHGTYGEDGTLQGLLELAMVPYVGVDVAGSAVGMDKDIAKRLLKEAGIPVVPWMTLGRHEWLSHPGKILSKAVNQLDLPFFVKPLCTGSSVGIKKVKAKKELADAIDYAFQFDTRIMIETGIDCREIECAVLGNDDPQASVLGEILPQHEFYSYEAKYLDPQGAKMNIPAKIPARLSAALRKCAVLGFRALNCNSMARVDFFLDKKTGEFYLNEINTLPGFTSISMYPKLWEATGIPYGKLLDHLVALALARHHEKSAIKTD; this is translated from the coding sequence ATGCAGCCTGAAAAGAACAGACAGCCATCAAAATTGAAAATCGGCGTTTTATACGGGGGCCGGTCCGGCGAACATCATGTTTCGCTTTGCTCGGCGGCTTCCGTTGTCGGGGCGCTGGATAAGTCCAAATACGACATCGTCGCCATCGGCATCGACCGCGACGGACGGTGGTACGTTCAGGAGCAGCCGGAAATTGTCGTGGATAAAGCCTTCGGGAAAATTCTTTCTTTAAAAAAACGGGGATTGTGGCTGGTCAATCATTTCGAACAGCAGAATAAGCTCCACCTCTATAATATGGAAAATCGGAAACAGGACGTTGTCGTCGATTTGATCTTTCCCGTCCTGCACGGCACGTATGGCGAAGACGGCACTCTGCAGGGACTTCTGGAACTGGCGATGGTTCCCTATGTGGGCGTGGACGTGGCCGGTTCCGCCGTGGGCATGGATAAGGACATCGCCAAACGATTATTGAAAGAAGCCGGTATTCCGGTTGTCCCCTGGATGACGTTGGGCAGGCATGAATGGCTTTCGCACCCGGGAAAAATTCTGAGCAAGGCCGTGAATCAGCTGGACCTGCCGTTTTTTGTCAAGCCACTTTGCACCGGTTCTTCCGTGGGGATCAAAAAGGTCAAAGCAAAAAAAGAGCTGGCGGATGCCATTGATTACGCCTTTCAGTTTGATACGAGGATCATGATTGAAACCGGCATCGACTGCCGTGAAATCGAATGCGCCGTTCTGGGGAATGACGATCCTCAGGCATCCGTTCTGGGTGAGATCCTTCCTCAGCATGAATTTTATTCCTATGAAGCCAAGTATCTTGATCCTCAGGGCGCAAAGATGAACATCCCGGCGAAGATCCCCGCCAGGCTGTCTGCCGCCCTTCGCAAGTGCGCCGTTTTGGGCTTCCGGGCGCTCAATTGCAATTCCATGGCACGTGTGGACTTCTTTCTGGATAAAAAGACCGGCGAATTTTATCTCAACGAAATAAACACACTGCCCGGTTTTACCAGCATCAGTATGTATCCCAAGCTGTGGGAAGCCACCGGTATTCCATACGGCAAACTGCTGGATCACCTGGTCGCCCTGGCCCTTGCCCGACACCATGAAAAATCAGCGATCAAAACGGATTAA
- a CDS encoding VacJ family lipoprotein produces MKTYPSLIIGFIMLSAGCVLAPCWAAVPVQAPADVPSPQTVLTADAGGPLAQPSKLPSAAVTDEYKDEYKDEYDDESFKEERLTIADPLEPFNRGMYHFNDKLYFWLVKPVAQGYKAVVPEPARVSVKNFFSNLGFPARFVSCLLQADFSGAATEAGRFTINTLWGIGGLMDPSAGKELDLQKQNTDLGQTLGVYGVGHGFYIVWPFWGPSSPRDSVTIAGDYFLYPPSYITPWYASSGVIAYEALNNTSLRIGEYESLKGAAIDPYVSMRDAYIQYRMKDVKARQARSVLFKNSEAGHPAADAPQPKNNPE; encoded by the coding sequence ATGAAAACTTACCCGTCTTTGATTATCGGTTTTATTATGTTGTCCGCGGGATGCGTCCTTGCCCCCTGCTGGGCAGCTGTGCCGGTGCAGGCGCCGGCGGATGTCCCGTCGCCTCAAACGGTTTTGACGGCCGATGCGGGCGGGCCTTTGGCACAACCGTCAAAACTGCCGAGTGCCGCCGTTACCGATGAATACAAAGACGAATACAAAGATGAATATGACGATGAATCTTTTAAAGAAGAAAGATTAACGATAGCCGATCCCCTGGAACCCTTTAACCGGGGCATGTACCACTTCAACGATAAGTTGTACTTCTGGCTGGTGAAGCCGGTTGCTCAGGGTTACAAGGCGGTTGTTCCGGAGCCGGCGCGGGTCAGCGTAAAAAATTTCTTTTCCAATCTCGGCTTTCCGGCGCGTTTTGTCAGTTGTCTGCTCCAGGCTGATTTCAGCGGCGCCGCCACGGAAGCAGGCCGTTTTACCATCAATACGCTGTGGGGCATCGGCGGACTCATGGATCCATCCGCCGGCAAGGAGCTGGATCTCCAGAAACAAAACACCGATCTGGGGCAGACCCTGGGCGTTTACGGTGTGGGGCATGGCTTCTACATTGTCTGGCCCTTTTGGGGGCCGTCCAGCCCGCGGGATTCGGTAACCATAGCCGGTGATTATTTTCTTTATCCCCCCTCGTACATTACACCCTGGTATGCCTCGTCCGGAGTCATTGCCTATGAGGCCCTCAATAACACCTCTCTCAGAATCGGAGAATATGAATCGCTCAAAGGGGCGGCCATCGATCCCTATGTGTCGATGCGCGATGCGTACATCCAGTATCGCATGAAGGATGTAAAAGCGCGTCAGGCCAGGTCTGTCCTGTTTAAAAACTCGGAGGCCGGCCATCCGGCGGCGGATGCGCCTCAGCCCAAGAATAATCCGGAATGA
- a CDS encoding toluene tolerance protein yields the protein MKKRFAALLILIIFVISVPAYAGVPMATVDATVKRVLDVLRDPKLKPPAAKEIKKEKLRVIYRDMFDEMEFSRRTLTRNWNKFSPQQRVEFVNLFEQVLEKAYIDKILDYSNEKIVFYKETMVPENKAEVESKIITSSKEIPIFYRMILKDGKWKVYDVVVENVSLVQNYRTQFNDILTNGTPEQLLETLRKKVKAH from the coding sequence ATGAAAAAGCGTTTCGCAGCGTTATTAATATTGATCATTTTTGTAATATCCGTTCCGGCATACGCCGGTGTGCCCATGGCTACCGTTGACGCCACCGTCAAGAGAGTCCTCGACGTGCTGCGTGATCCCAAACTGAAACCGCCGGCAGCCAAGGAAATCAAGAAAGAAAAGCTCCGGGTCATCTACAGAGACATGTTTGACGAGATGGAATTTTCCAGACGCACGCTGACGCGCAACTGGAACAAGTTCAGCCCCCAGCAGCGCGTGGAATTTGTTAATCTCTTTGAGCAGGTTCTGGAAAAAGCTTATATCGATAAAATTCTGGATTACTCCAATGAAAAAATCGTTTTCTATAAAGAAACCATGGTCCCGGAAAACAAGGCGGAGGTGGAGTCGAAAATCATCACCTCCTCCAAGGAAATTCCCATCTTCTACCGAATGATCCTTAAGGACGGCAAATGGAAAGTTTATGACGTAGTCGTGGAGAATGTAAGTCTGGTTCAAAACTATCGAACCCAGTTCAATGATATTCTGACCAACGGAACGCCGGAACAACTGCTGGAGACCTTGCGCAAGAAGGTAAAAGCTCACTGA
- the mlaD gene encoding outer membrane lipid asymmetry maintenance protein MlaD, translated as MKKYTMETIVGIFVVFGLICVGYMTVKLGKVDIMGDNSYSLVAKFTTVTGLRIGSPVNILGIDVGRVEKITMDQENQKAVVKLRIKKDIKVYDDAIASIKTEGLIGDKYLNIDPGGGGDLLKNNGVIVDTQAAVDIEQLISKYAFGEVKKDNKDVKKDSKK; from the coding sequence ATGAAAAAGTACACCATGGAAACAATCGTCGGCATCTTTGTTGTTTTCGGTCTGATCTGTGTCGGATATATGACCGTCAAGCTCGGCAAGGTCGATATTATGGGGGATAATTCCTACTCACTCGTTGCCAAGTTTACCACGGTCACCGGACTGAGAATCGGCAGCCCGGTCAATATTTTAGGGATTGATGTCGGACGCGTGGAAAAAATTACCATGGACCAGGAAAATCAGAAGGCCGTCGTGAAACTGAGAATCAAAAAAGACATCAAGGTCTATGATGATGCCATCGCCTCGATCAAAACAGAAGGACTCATTGGAGACAAGTATCTCAACATTGATCCGGGTGGAGGAGGTGATCTCCTGAAAAACAACGGCGTCATTGTCGACACGCAGGCGGCAGTGGATATTGAACAACTCATCAGCAAGTATGCTTTTGGCGAAGTAAAAAAGGATAATAAAGACGTTAAAAAAGACAGCAAGAAATAG
- a CDS encoding diguanylate cyclase, whose translation MDTPLIEFKNVTKRFGAKTVLESVNLQIYEGQITTIIGLSGSGKSVMLKHIIGLIQPDEGAIYFRGKPIAEMKKAEIAAAFAQISYMFQGNALFDSLTVYDNIALPLRETTHLKKAEIDRRVMARIEQTELTEAIHKYPSELSGGMQKRAALARALITDPQIVLFDEPTTGQDPVRKNAILSMIAQYQRKFNFTAILVSHEIPDVYFISNRILALYDRRIVFQGTPAELENLDHPFMDEVISSLEALQKELTGLYSKRQFGMLNHLQLKRREVGEAYSLVVFSLKELNAIITKVGHDAAQEALRNLGLYIDKHFGAIGGFSTRRNTNEIITMLPYSKIAEAESIMENFVVDFHKKIIPAIQDSACNLASGESVELTIMAGIAEGQPAIDIESVIALAKSQQKEIGRLHCAAGGVNT comes from the coding sequence ATGGATACGCCACTGATTGAATTTAAAAATGTAACCAAACGCTTCGGCGCAAAAACCGTGCTGGAAAGCGTTAATTTGCAGATCTACGAAGGGCAGATTACAACAATTATCGGTCTTTCCGGATCGGGCAAAAGCGTGATGCTCAAACACATCATCGGACTGATCCAGCCTGACGAAGGCGCCATATATTTCCGGGGCAAACCGATTGCGGAGATGAAGAAAGCAGAGATCGCCGCAGCCTTTGCGCAGATCAGCTATATGTTTCAGGGCAATGCCCTTTTTGATTCCCTCACGGTCTATGATAACATCGCATTGCCCCTGCGGGAAACCACCCATTTGAAGAAAGCGGAAATCGACCGCCGGGTGATGGCCAGAATCGAGCAGACGGAACTGACCGAGGCTATTCATAAATATCCGTCGGAACTTTCCGGAGGCATGCAAAAAAGGGCGGCGCTTGCCCGCGCGCTGATTACCGATCCGCAAATCGTCCTTTTTGATGAACCGACGACCGGGCAGGATCCCGTCCGTAAAAATGCGATTTTGAGCATGATTGCCCAGTACCAGAGAAAATTTAATTTTACCGCCATCCTCGTCAGCCATGAAATTCCGGATGTCTATTTCATTTCCAATCGTATTCTGGCTCTTTATGACCGCCGGATTGTTTTTCAGGGGACGCCGGCTGAACTGGAAAATCTCGATCATCCGTTTATGGATGAAGTCATCAGCAGTCTGGAAGCGCTGCAAAAAGAATTAACCGGTCTTTACTCCAAACGTCAGTTCGGCATGCTCAATCATCTTCAGTTGAAAAGGCGCGAGGTTGGAGAAGCATATAGCCTGGTGGTTTTCAGCCTGAAAGAGCTGAACGCCATCATTACGAAAGTCGGACACGACGCGGCGCAGGAAGCTTTGCGAAATTTAGGATTATATATCGATAAGCACTTTGGCGCCATCGGCGGGTTTTCCACCCGCCGGAATACCAACGAAATTATTACGATGCTTCCCTATTCAAAAATTGCCGAAGCGGAAAGTATTATGGAAAACTTCGTCGTGGATTTTCATAAAAAAATCATTCCCGCCATTCAGGATTCGGCCTGCAACCTGGCTTCGGGGGAGTCGGTGGAATTGACGATCATGGCTGGAATTGCCGAGGGGCAACCGGCAATCGACATCGAGTCGGTGATTGCCCTGGCAAAATCTCAACAAAAAGAAATCGGGCGGCTTCATTGCGCCGCCGGAGGAGTGAATACATGA
- a CDS encoding ABC transporter permease — MALTADIQSGSENETKEEPGTFIFRPFAYIGRTVIAWVDRMGAAAIFLFMAFLQIFHGKQLPKTVEQIYYIGARSITIIMLVSLFTGMVLGLQSYHALLKFGASGAVGSLVSLSLIMELGPVLTAIMITARAGSAITAEIGIQRISEQIDALHTMRINPLRYLISPKIAAAVVSFPLLTAVFDLIGIFGGYISTVMLLGLNGGVYLHSIQTYVVMSDITNGFVKSLVFAVIVATVCCYQGYFAHMRKDGHGAQAVGLATTSAVVTSCVLILVSDYVVTSLMV, encoded by the coding sequence ATGGCACTCACCGCGGACATTCAGAGCGGATCTGAGAATGAAACAAAAGAAGAACCGGGTACGTTCATTTTCCGTCCATTCGCCTATATCGGCCGGACGGTCATTGCTTGGGTCGATCGTATGGGAGCGGCCGCCATTTTTCTTTTTATGGCGTTTTTGCAGATTTTCCATGGCAAACAGCTGCCAAAAACGGTTGAGCAGATCTATTACATCGGAGCAAGATCCATCACCATCATCATGCTGGTGAGTTTGTTTACCGGCATGGTCCTGGGGCTGCAATCCTATCACGCGCTGCTTAAATTCGGCGCGTCAGGCGCGGTTGGTTCTCTGGTATCGCTTTCGTTGATTATGGAACTAGGGCCGGTACTGACCGCCATCATGATTACGGCCCGGGCCGGATCGGCGATAACAGCGGAGATCGGCATCCAGCGCATCAGCGAACAGATAGATGCCCTGCATACCATGCGGATCAATCCGCTCCGGTATCTCATCAGCCCCAAAATTGCCGCGGCGGTCGTCAGCTTTCCTCTATTGACGGCTGTATTTGACCTTATCGGCATCTTCGGCGGCTATATTTCCACCGTTATGCTCCTGGGGTTGAATGGCGGCGTTTACCTGCATAGCATCCAGACTTACGTGGTCATGAGCGACATCACCAACGGATTTGTTAAATCGCTGGTCTTTGCAGTGATTGTTGCCACGGTTTGTTGTTACCAGGGATATTTTGCGCATATGCGCAAAGACGGCCACGGCGCCCAGGCGGTCGGCCTCGCGACAACGTCGGCGGTGGTGACGTCCTGTGTGCTGATTCTGGTTTCGGACTACGTCGTGACGTCGCTGATGGTATAG
- the selD gene encoding selenide, water dikinase SelD has product MEEKKPVRLTETVQSAGUACKIGPGDLSDILSELPLISDPHLLTGYEHAEDAGVYKISDDLALVQTVDFFTPTVDDPYTFGQIAAANALNDVYAMGGKPLTAMNIVCFPIKTMDKSVLRDVLRGGLDKMREAGALLMGGHSVEDNEIKYGLSVTGTIHPDRVLFNRGAKPGDKLILTKPLGTGIISTALKADAVGELLLARSIACMTELNKKAAELMIAAGDIHSCTDITGFGFLGHACETIEGSAVGLRIFSSAVPILEGVRDLLETGYVPGGLYRNRDFRIHQVEKSPSCPDWIFDVCFDPQTAGGLFFSLPAAKAQRLVETMREKGIADAVVVGDVVMEHPGKIFMA; this is encoded by the coding sequence ATGGAAGAAAAAAAACCTGTCCGTCTGACGGAAACAGTACAGAGCGCAGGTTGAGCCTGTAAGATCGGTCCGGGGGACCTGTCCGACATTCTCAGCGAGCTGCCGCTCATCTCTGATCCTCATTTATTGACCGGATATGAACATGCGGAAGACGCAGGCGTGTATAAAATTTCCGACGACCTCGCGCTGGTGCAGACGGTCGATTTTTTTACGCCGACGGTTGATGATCCCTATACCTTCGGGCAGATCGCCGCGGCAAATGCGCTTAATGATGTTTACGCGATGGGCGGCAAGCCCCTGACCGCGATGAATATCGTTTGCTTTCCGATCAAGACGATGGATAAATCGGTGCTGCGGGACGTTCTGCGCGGGGGGCTGGATAAAATGCGCGAAGCCGGCGCTCTGCTGATGGGCGGGCACAGTGTGGAAGATAATGAAATCAAGTACGGTCTTTCCGTAACCGGCACGATCCATCCGGATCGCGTGCTGTTCAATCGCGGCGCAAAGCCCGGCGACAAACTGATTCTGACCAAACCGCTGGGCACGGGCATTATCAGCACGGCGCTCAAAGCCGATGCGGTTGGTGAATTGCTCCTTGCCCGATCCATCGCCTGCATGACCGAGCTCAACAAAAAAGCCGCAGAGCTGATGATTGCCGCGGGTGATATTCATTCCTGCACGGACATTACCGGATTCGGATTCTTAGGGCACGCCTGTGAAACAATTGAAGGCAGCGCCGTCGGCCTGCGGATTTTTTCATCCGCAGTGCCGATTCTGGAAGGTGTCCGGGACCTGCTGGAAACAGGCTATGTTCCCGGCGGTCTGTATCGCAACCGGGATTTCCGCATCCATCAGGTCGAAAAATCACCGTCGTGTCCGGACTGGATTTTTGATGTCTGTTTTGATCCGCAGACGGCGGGCGGTTTGTTTTTCAGCCTGCCTGCGGCAAAAGCGCAGCGGCTTGTGGAGACCATGCGTGAAAAGGGCATCGCTGACGCGGTCGTCGTGGGCGACGTCGTTATGGAACATCCGGGTAAAATTTTCATGGCGTAA
- a CDS encoding threonine synthase, whose amino-acid sequence MSRMSIRYYSTNRHVNNVAGITPFTGNVSFKEALLAGQAPDEGLFVPDAVPQLSMDDMMALRDKPYWQAALMVARAFLSDEFPPEVLEAILKDAYNFPVPLEAVYPRAFVMRLDQGPTASFKDFAARMMARLMSHSRPHGEKLNILVATSGDTGSAVGEAYKGVSGIDVTILYPAGEVSLMQKKQLDTIGGNVRAICVDGKFDDCQDLVKEAFADADLARFNLSSANSINFGRILPQIVYYVYAYAQLAGAGEEVVFSVPSGNFGDALGCEYARRMGMPLAKLVMPTNENDEFPAFLATGKYSKVSPSRACISNAMNVGHPSNLARFFELYGGTVDRAGCVHRYPDLEEMRRRIFSVSVTDEQTRRTIKSIYDRYHVILEQHGAVGWAGLEAYREKTGDSKLAICLETAHPAKFPEEIKSLLGIDPELPESMKDLMHREGSAVGMSKDFAAFKKYLQNSLKIKD is encoded by the coding sequence ATGAGCAGGATGTCCATCAGGTATTACAGCACCAATCGTCATGTGAATAATGTTGCGGGAATTACCCCCTTTACCGGAAATGTTTCCTTTAAAGAAGCCCTGCTTGCTGGTCAGGCGCCGGATGAAGGATTGTTCGTTCCCGACGCTGTTCCGCAGCTTTCCATGGACGATATGATGGCGCTCCGGGACAAACCTTACTGGCAGGCGGCGCTCATGGTCGCCCGGGCCTTTCTGTCCGATGAATTTCCGCCCGAGGTGCTCGAAGCAATCTTGAAGGACGCCTACAACTTCCCCGTGCCGCTGGAAGCGGTCTATCCGCGGGCGTTTGTGATGCGCCTGGATCAGGGCCCCACGGCATCGTTTAAGGATTTTGCCGCAAGAATGATGGCCAGACTGATGAGCCACAGCCGCCCTCACGGAGAAAAGCTCAATATTCTGGTCGCGACCTCCGGCGACACCGGAAGCGCCGTGGGTGAAGCTTATAAAGGCGTTTCGGGCATTGACGTGACCATTTTATATCCCGCCGGCGAAGTGAGCCTGATGCAGAAAAAACAGCTCGATACCATCGGCGGCAACGTGCGGGCAATTTGCGTGGATGGAAAATTCGACGACTGCCAAGATCTGGTGAAAGAGGCTTTTGCCGATGCCGATCTCGCCCGCTTTAATTTATCATCGGCCAATTCGATTAACTTCGGCCGTATTCTGCCGCAGATCGTTTATTACGTTTATGCCTACGCCCAACTGGCAGGGGCCGGTGAAGAAGTTGTTTTTTCCGTTCCCTCCGGCAATTTCGGAGACGCCCTGGGTTGTGAATATGCCCGCCGGATGGGAATGCCTCTGGCGAAACTTGTCATGCCCACCAATGAAAATGATGAATTCCCGGCCTTTCTCGCAACAGGCAAATATTCAAAAGTGTCGCCGTCGCGGGCCTGCATTTCCAACGCCATGAATGTGGGGCACCCCAGCAACCTGGCGCGCTTCTTTGAATTATACGGAGGCACCGTCGACCGCGCAGGCTGTGTCCACCGCTATCCTGATCTGGAGGAGATGCGCCGCCGCATTTTCTCCGTGAGCGTCACCGACGAACAAACCCGCCGGACGATTAAAAGCATTTATGACCGCTACCATGTCATTCTGGAACAGCACGGCGCCGTGGGTTGGGCGGGACTGGAAGCCTACCGGGAAAAAACCGGCGATTCCAAGCTGGCCATCTGCCTGGAAACCGCCCATCCCGCCAAGTTTCCGGAAGAGATCAAAAGCCTTCTGGGCATTGACCCCGAACTTCCGGAGAGCATGAAAGACCTGATGCATCGCGAAGGCAGCGCGGTCGGCATGTCCAAAGACTTCGCGGCATTTAAAAAGTATCTTCAGAATAGTCTAAAAATAAAAGACTAG